A window from Lytechinus pictus isolate F3 Inbred chromosome 9, Lp3.0, whole genome shotgun sequence encodes these proteins:
- the LOC129268636 gene encoding harmonin-like isoform X2, whose product MDHAVTQDFNNRVRATLEYEKDQAQLYSQLKKYKQDRDVASLVNTLKDLLASPDRVILFDDIRPFVSVNQQVEYNNLCPVPPSKKASLVHLTRRGGEPLGFKFRGGLEHGIGLFISEVTPGSQAEIKGLRPGDEIIQVNGYNVSQVTHHEALAAMKLKKMLTLKIKGIGLVPIKDTGSDPVSWQFVKTRQCSPERSPVTEITPSSTRNIIAKERTVFVNLEGGQKLGCGISSGRTNRPGIFIHKVNPGTLAEKLGFQVGDQIKSVNSTSFDDVSHAEALMALKSSDHLNIVLKSWEEDAIQIEPVQPSPHIKDADVPMTTAVVSGSGTGDAIRAAGLEDEKPKPTPKPTEKQPEWWTKDPYSMFTTRQIDDRTLKKVEIVKDGPLEMYLEGGLNTPLLGKVVVAEVLEGGAVAKSGAISKGDQILMLEGKKLIDVTLEEAQVTFKEHMKGKLDGSQKLRMIIAVAPAKNYEDEVTFF is encoded by the exons AGATCGTGATGTGGCTTCTCTAGTCAACACCCTAAAAGACCTTCTAGCCTCTCCTGATCGGGTCATCCTCTTCGATGACATTCGACCTTTTGTGTCGGTCAACCAACAGGTGGAATATAACAATCTATGTCCAGTACCGCCAAG CAAGAAAGCTAGTCTTGTTCACCTGACCCGACGTGGTGGCGAACCTCTGGGGTTCAAGTTCCGAGGAGGTCTCGAGCACGGGATCGGTCTGTTTATATCCGAGGTGACCCCGGGATCACAAGCAGAGATCAAAGGCCTGAGG CCCGGTGATGAGATCATTCAAGTGAATGGGTACAATGTTTCTCAGGTCACCCACCATGAGGCCCTAGCAGCCATGAAACTAAAGAAGATGCTTACACTCAAGATAAAAG GAATTGGATTAGTTCCCATCAAAGACACCGGGTCGGATCCTGTTTCATGGCAGTTTGTAAAAACCAGACAGTGTTCACCC GAGCGATCCCCAGTGACGGAGATTACCCCCTCCTCAACCCGCAACATCATAGCTAAGGAGCGCACCGTGTTCGTCAACCTAGAAGGGGGACAAAAATTAGGGTGTGGCATTAGCAGTGGCAGGACCAATCGCCCTGGTATCTTCATACACAAGGTTAACCCAGGCACCCTGGCAGAGAAACTGGGATTCCAG GTAGGTGATCAGATCAAGTCTGTGAATTCGACAAGTTTCGATGACGTCTCCCACGCCGAGGCTCTGATGGCTCTTAAGAGCAGTGACCATCTCAACATCGTGCTCAAGTCATGGGAG GAGGATGCAATCCAGATTGAACCAGTTCAACCATCCCCTCACATCAAGGATGCGGACGTCCCCATGACAACGGCGGTGGTATCCGGTAGCGGTACCGGGGATGCGATCCGGGCGGCCGGTTTAGAG GATGAAAAGCCAAAGCCGACACCAAAGCCTACTGAAAAACAGCCAGAATGGTGGACCAAAGATCCTTACTCCATG TTCACGACCCGTCAAATCGATGACCGAACACTGAAGAAGGTGGAGATCGTCAAGGATGGACCTCTCGAGATGTACCTGGAGGGGGGCTTGAACACACCCCTTCTAGGCAAAGTGGTGGTAGCAGAGGTGCTTGAGGGGGGTGCGGTCGCTAAGAGTG GAGCTATAAGCAAAGGTGATCAGATCTTGATGCTCGAGGGCAAGAAACTGATCGACGTCACGTTGGAAGAGGCCCAGGTAACATTCAAAGAACACATGAAAGGAAAACTTGAT GGATCTCAGAAACTCAGGATGATAATCGCTGTGGCACCTGCTAaaaattatgaagatgaagT CACTTTCTTTTAG
- the LOC129268636 gene encoding harmonin-like isoform X1 yields the protein MKFIVGAYRLLLFVELPSGSDYIHLFVRATLEYEKDQAQLYSQLKKYKQDRDVASLVNTLKDLLASPDRVILFDDIRPFVSVNQQVEYNNLCPVPPSKKASLVHLTRRGGEPLGFKFRGGLEHGIGLFISEVTPGSQAEIKGLRPGDEIIQVNGYNVSQVTHHEALAAMKLKKMLTLKIKGIGLVPIKDTGSDPVSWQFVKTRQCSPERSPVTEITPSSTRNIIAKERTVFVNLEGGQKLGCGISSGRTNRPGIFIHKVNPGTLAEKLGFQVGDQIKSVNSTSFDDVSHAEALMALKSSDHLNIVLKSWEEDAIQIEPVQPSPHIKDADVPMTTAVVSGSGTGDAIRAAGLEDEKPKPTPKPTEKQPEWWTKDPYSMFTTRQIDDRTLKKVEIVKDGPLEMYLEGGLNTPLLGKVVVAEVLEGGAVAKSGAISKGDQILMLEGKKLIDVTLEEAQVTFKEHMKGKLDGSQKLRMIIAVAPAKNYEDEVTFF from the exons AGATCGTGATGTGGCTTCTCTAGTCAACACCCTAAAAGACCTTCTAGCCTCTCCTGATCGGGTCATCCTCTTCGATGACATTCGACCTTTTGTGTCGGTCAACCAACAGGTGGAATATAACAATCTATGTCCAGTACCGCCAAG CAAGAAAGCTAGTCTTGTTCACCTGACCCGACGTGGTGGCGAACCTCTGGGGTTCAAGTTCCGAGGAGGTCTCGAGCACGGGATCGGTCTGTTTATATCCGAGGTGACCCCGGGATCACAAGCAGAGATCAAAGGCCTGAGG CCCGGTGATGAGATCATTCAAGTGAATGGGTACAATGTTTCTCAGGTCACCCACCATGAGGCCCTAGCAGCCATGAAACTAAAGAAGATGCTTACACTCAAGATAAAAG GAATTGGATTAGTTCCCATCAAAGACACCGGGTCGGATCCTGTTTCATGGCAGTTTGTAAAAACCAGACAGTGTTCACCC GAGCGATCCCCAGTGACGGAGATTACCCCCTCCTCAACCCGCAACATCATAGCTAAGGAGCGCACCGTGTTCGTCAACCTAGAAGGGGGACAAAAATTAGGGTGTGGCATTAGCAGTGGCAGGACCAATCGCCCTGGTATCTTCATACACAAGGTTAACCCAGGCACCCTGGCAGAGAAACTGGGATTCCAG GTAGGTGATCAGATCAAGTCTGTGAATTCGACAAGTTTCGATGACGTCTCCCACGCCGAGGCTCTGATGGCTCTTAAGAGCAGTGACCATCTCAACATCGTGCTCAAGTCATGGGAG GAGGATGCAATCCAGATTGAACCAGTTCAACCATCCCCTCACATCAAGGATGCGGACGTCCCCATGACAACGGCGGTGGTATCCGGTAGCGGTACCGGGGATGCGATCCGGGCGGCCGGTTTAGAG GATGAAAAGCCAAAGCCGACACCAAAGCCTACTGAAAAACAGCCAGAATGGTGGACCAAAGATCCTTACTCCATG TTCACGACCCGTCAAATCGATGACCGAACACTGAAGAAGGTGGAGATCGTCAAGGATGGACCTCTCGAGATGTACCTGGAGGGGGGCTTGAACACACCCCTTCTAGGCAAAGTGGTGGTAGCAGAGGTGCTTGAGGGGGGTGCGGTCGCTAAGAGTG GAGCTATAAGCAAAGGTGATCAGATCTTGATGCTCGAGGGCAAGAAACTGATCGACGTCACGTTGGAAGAGGCCCAGGTAACATTCAAAGAACACATGAAAGGAAAACTTGAT GGATCTCAGAAACTCAGGATGATAATCGCTGTGGCACCTGCTAaaaattatgaagatgaagT CACTTTCTTTTAG